From Panthera uncia isolate 11264 chromosome E1, Puncia_PCG_1.0, whole genome shotgun sequence, one genomic window encodes:
- the NUDT16L1 gene encoding tudor-interacting repair regulator protein isoform X1 has product MSAAVPELKQISRVEAMRLGPGWSHSCHAMLYAANPGQLFGRIPMRFSVLMQMRFDGLLGFPGGFVDRRFWSLEDGLNRVLGLGLGCLRLTEADYLSSHLTEGPHRVVAHLYARQLTLEQLHAVEISAVHSRDHGLEVLGLVRVPLYTQKDRVGGFPNFLSNAFTSTAKYQLLFALKVLNMMPEEKLAEALAAATEKQKKALEKLLPSSS; this is encoded by the exons ATGTCGGCGGCAGTGCCGGAGCTGAAGCAGATCAGCCGTGTGGAAGCTATGCGCCTGGGGCCGGGCTGGAGCCACTCGTGCCACGCCATGCTGTACGCCGCCAACCCCGGGCAGCTTTTCGGCCGCATCCCTATGCGCTTCTCGGTGCTG ATGCAGATGCGCTTCGACGGGCTGCTGGGTTTCCCCGGGGGCTTCGTGGACCGGCGCTTTTGGTCTCTGGAGGACGGTCTGAACCGGgtgctgggcctgggcctgggctgcCTGCGCCTCACGGAGGCCGACTACCTGAGCTCGCACCTGACCGAGGGCCCGCACCGCGTCGTGGCGCACCTGTACGCACGGCAGCTGACGCTGGAGCAGCTGCACGCCGTGGAAATCAGCGCGGTGCATTCGCGCGACCACGGCCTGGAG GTGCTGGGGCTTGTGCGGGTTCCACTTTACACCCAAAAGGACCGAGTTGGTGGCTTTCCCAACTTTCTGAGCAACGCCTTTACCAGCACTGCCAAGTACCAGCTGCTCTTCGCCCTCAAGGTGCTCAACATGATGCCCGAGGAGAAGCTGGCTGAGGCTTTGGCTGCTGCcacagagaagcagaagaaagcCCTGGAGAAGCTCCTCCCATCTTCCTCCTGA
- the NUDT16L1 gene encoding tudor-interacting repair regulator protein isoform X2 yields MSAAVPELKQISRVEAMRLGPGWSHSCHAMLYAANPGQLFGRIPMRFSVLVLGLVRVPLYTQKDRVGGFPNFLSNAFTSTAKYQLLFALKVLNMMPEEKLAEALAAATEKQKKALEKLLPSSS; encoded by the exons ATGTCGGCGGCAGTGCCGGAGCTGAAGCAGATCAGCCGTGTGGAAGCTATGCGCCTGGGGCCGGGCTGGAGCCACTCGTGCCACGCCATGCTGTACGCCGCCAACCCCGGGCAGCTTTTCGGCCGCATCCCTATGCGCTTCTCGGTGCTG GTGCTGGGGCTTGTGCGGGTTCCACTTTACACCCAAAAGGACCGAGTTGGTGGCTTTCCCAACTTTCTGAGCAACGCCTTTACCAGCACTGCCAAGTACCAGCTGCTCTTCGCCCTCAAGGTGCTCAACATGATGCCCGAGGAGAAGCTGGCTGAGGCTTTGGCTGCTGCcacagagaagcagaagaaagcCCTGGAGAAGCTCCTCCCATCTTCCTCCTGA